A section of the Nerophis ophidion isolate RoL-2023_Sa linkage group LG16, RoL_Noph_v1.0, whole genome shotgun sequence genome encodes:
- the snai1a gene encoding snail family zinc finger 1a, with amino-acid sequence MPRSFLVKKYFAKQKPNYSELEYQNDTSLDRYPLAELSSGSNTCLTAGLVWDLSVLPALYLPTSQTEPSATPGPLDLSSPSSLSSNASDSGEEDEGRTSDPPSPEPVYAPRQRMKCTGVIAHVSPPEEEEAPVTATRPAFLCKHCPKEYTSLGALKMHIRSHTLPCVCTTCGKAFSRPWLLRGHIRTHTGERPFSCPHCNRAFADRSNLRAHLQTHAEVKKYQCGVCSRTFSRMSLLQKHSSSGCCSASV; translated from the exons ATGCCTCGGTCTTTCCTGGTTAAAAAGTACTTTGCCAAACAAAAGCCAAACTACAGTGAACTGGAATATCAAAACG aTACGTCACTGGACAGATATCCTCTTGCTGAGCTCTCGTCAGGAAGCAACACCTGCTTGACAGCCGGCCTGGTCTGGGACCTCAGTGTCCTTCCTGCCCTCTACTTGCCCACCTCCCAAACAGAGCCCTCCGCCACCCCGGGCCCTTTGGACCTCAGCTCCCCGTCCAGCCTCAGCAGCAATGCCAGCGATAGCGGCGAGGAAGACGAAGGCCGCACTTCGGACCCTCCCAGCCCGGAACCCGTCTATGCCCCTCGCCAGCGGATGAAATGCACCGGCGTTATAGCCCATGTCAGTCCTCCGGAGGAAGAGGAGGCCCCCGTTACGGCGACCAGGCCTGCCTTTCTCTGCAAACACTGCCCTAAAGAGTACACCAGCCTGGGGGCTCTAAAGATGCACATCCGCTCACACACCCTGCCTTGTGTGTGCACCACATGTGGAAAGGCCTTCTCCAGGCCGTGGCTGCTGCGCGGCCACATCCGCACGCACACTG GAGAGCGTCCGTTCTCCTGCCCTCACTGCAACCGAGCGTTCGCCGACCGCTCCAATCTGCGAGCTCACCTGCAGACCCACGCCGAAGTGAAGAAGTACCAGTGTGGCGTCTGCTCTCGCACCTTCAGCCGCATGTCGTTGCTGCAGAAACACAGCTCCTCAGGGTGCTGCTCCGCCTCGGTGTGA